In Saccharomycodes ludwigii strain NBRC 1722 chromosome III, whole genome shotgun sequence, one DNA window encodes the following:
- the MAM3 gene encoding Mam3p (similar to Saccharomyces cerevisiae YOL060C | MAM3 | protein required for normal mitochondrial morphology), with product MPPKHIIESIRNPRRSGFKNKQHDTIHQLNKSAAPIIATTTSNYIHYRRLITILFTCLLPLFSNALPLSPSRAANTVIITDGGSEVHHVPTEEQFITYVVISITLVLLGGVFAGLTLGLMGQDEVYLRVIQNSGTLKEQKLATKVLDLMEKGKHWVLVTLLLSNVITNESLPIVLDRCLGGGWQAVVGSTVSIVLFGEIIPQSICVRYGLEVGAFFTPFVLALMYIMYPIAYPIALLLDKILGENHGTMYKKSGLKTLVTLHQTMGVDRLTHDEVTIISAVLDLKEKKVSEIMTPIENVFTMSADRVLDEKTVQEILNAGFSRIPIYLPNEPSNFIGMLLVRVLISYDPEDCLPVSSFPLATLPETSPTTSCLNILNYFQEGKSHMCIVSDTPGMSTGALGVLTLEDVIEELIGEEIVDESDVFVDIHQRIMREHPGPFSRRHMTAYFHSLYNSHKKHDSVSGNDNEHYYSDGEMDDGTDYGSDGYEIPRENVPLLMTPKVSNAGETKDALSDKKNKNTIQPSNLASDPLKVANPFVTIKKQPRELLTNGKNTSVNNSNSNLPEPYKRNINDLILSSTVAASAHNALKTYLKNNVGNGAESTNGQKNGGQNEDNRNNGNNSTNNNDTVNYSPRVTTTVQIPVERKVEDAGSGNMSTTYKSNIISSSYKPADNGIVESVVQVKGVSKTVIKPAENWENVHSSVSNASSNSSNSKTIMNGNTSIRSNSNSDYNNGNSNFIGKTRNKNNADNN from the coding sequence ATGCCGCCGAAACATATCATAGAAAGTATCAGAAATCCTCGTCGTAGTggtttcaaaaataaacaacatGATACGATCCACcaattaaacaaaagtGCTGCCCCTATTATTGCAACTACCACAAGTAATTATATCCACTACCGTAGATTGattacaattttatttacatGTTTGTTACCATTGTTTTCAAATGCATTACCATTGTCTCCATCTAGAGCTGCAAATACTGTCATCATCACAGATGGCGGAAGTGAGGTTCATCATGTGCCTACCGAAGAGCAATTCATCACCTATGTTGTAATCTCTATAACTCTAGTTTTATTGGGTGGTGTATTTGCAGGGTTGACTTTGGGTTTAATGGGCCAAGATGAAGTCTATTTGAGAGTTATTCAAAATAGTGGTACTTTAAAGGAACAAAAATTAGCTACAAAAGTATTGGACTTGATGGAGAAGGGGAAACATTGGGTATTGGTAACATTGCTATTGTCTAATGTTATAACTAATGAGTCCTTGCCTATTGTTCTTGATAGATGTTTGGGTGGTGGATGGCAAGCAGTTGTTGGTAGTACTGTTTccattgttttatttggtGAAATTATACCACAAAGTATTTGTGTCAGATATGGTTTGGAGGTTGGTGCATTTTTCACTCCTTTTGTGTTAGCATTAATGTACATCATGTATCCGATTGCCTATCCTATTGCTTTATTACTGGACAAGATTCTAGGTGAAAATCATGGCACAATGTACAAGAAGTCAGGTTTGAAAACGTTGGTCACTTTACACCAAACTATGGGTGTTGACAGATTAACGCATGACGAAGTTACCATTATTTCTGCCGTTTTGGATctaaaagagaaaaaagtttctGAGATTATGACCCCAATTGAAAACGTTTTTACGATGAGTGCCGATCGCGTGTTGGATGAAAAAACAGTTCAAGAAATATTGAATGCTGGGTTCAGCAGAATTCCTATATATTTGCCTAATGAACCCAGTAACTTTATTGGTATGTTGTTGGTTCGTGTCTTAATTTCTTATGACCCAGAGGATTGTTTACCTGTTTCATCCTTCCCCTTAGCCACTTTGCCTGAAACTTCTCCAACAACGTCttgtttaaatattttaaattatttccaAGAAGGTAAATCTCACATGTGTATAGTTAGTGATACTCCTGGTATGAGCACTGGGGCTCTGGGTGTGTTAACTTTGGAAGATGTTATTGAAGAATTGATTGGTGAAGAGATTGTTGATGAATCTGATGTTTTTGTAGATATTCACCAGCGCATTATGAGAGAGCACCCTGGTCCATTCAGCAGACGTCACATGACTGCATATTTCCATTCCCTATATAACTCACATAAGAAACATGACAGCGTCTCCGGCAACGATAACGAACACTATTATTCTGACGGTGAGATGGATGATGGGACTGACTACGGTTCAGATGGATATGAAATACCAAGGGAAAATGTGCCGTTGTTAATGACACCCAAGGTATCAAATGCCGGTGAAACGAAAGATGCTTTGTCGGAtaaaaagaacaagaatACTATTCAACCATCCAATTTAGCTAGTGATCCTTTGAAGGTGGCAAATCCATTTGTTACAATTAAGAAACAGCCGCGTGAATTATTGACCAACGGTAAAAATACATCAGtaaataatagcaattCTAATCTACCTGAACCTTATAAGAGGaatattaatgatttaatattaagTTCCACTGTGGCTGCTAGTGCACACAACGCTCTGAAAACATAccttaaaaataatgttggTAATGGCGCAGAAAGTACCAATGGGCAGAAAAATGGTGGTCAGAACGAGgataatagaaataatggcaataatagcactaataataatgatactgTAAACTACTCGCCACGAGTTACCACTACTGTACAAATTCCTGTTGAGCGTAAAGTTGAAGACGCTGGTAGCGGTAATATGAGTACCACCtataaaagtaatataatttcttcttcttaTAAGCCCGCAGATAATGGGATTGTGGAAAGTGTTGTTCAAGTCAAGGGTGTTTCCAAAACCGTGATTAAACCTGCAGAAAATTGGGAAAATGTGCATAGTTCTGTGTCTAATGCCTCATCAAATTCTTCAAACTccaaaacaataatgaatGGTAATACTAGTATAAGATCCAACTCAAATAGTGACTATAACAATGGGAATAGTAATTTTATCGGTAAGACAAGAAATAAGAACAATGCTGATAATAATTAG
- the RTK1 gene encoding putative serine/threonine protein kinase RTK1 (similar to Saccharomyces cerevisiae YDL025C | RTK1 | Ribosome biogenesis and TRNA synthetase-associated Kinase), with protein sequence MGNSTKQQEQHKIPLGNKISFLNKNIPVINNSNNNHQSFHMAHNFHNPLNYIHNLHISDNNDREHSIDISPRSLSNAATNSLITMNDQQAPNKPAEPKENAKTEGEPMENDSNNILSSLPSPQGMSGRNPLIENDELKYKFNYKGYHMHPIEYLQKKLEHESLLLKQKSLSSINSSSPSFSSSSFSLLHNSNNTDHNNESNNDNRSLLNSTSLSSNDRISSPLSNNNNNNNNNNNNNNTLFGRLTPSNSISNVLSSNTTNSEQSPLSATVSPNGEEYLNRNHHQHHHQHHHHHQHQHHHHNELNNVNYGSGAGKLKRFFKKIHENHQNIIKGSLYKSKSSLSSASTNDSSRSDSTKNYTKAKTTPKNGTSSELVEKYGIPGRLLGEGASGSVNIIESKSRVDGNGNKILYAMKKFRPKTTQTESTASYCRKVTSEFCIGFILHQQNIIETFDIFQEGPETFYVVMEYCPYDFFTLVMSGLMTKYEIACYFKQICNGVYYLHSIGLAHRDLKLDNCVVTNQGILKLIDFGSAVIFQYPYENEIVKAHGVMGSDPYLAPEVLPQRKKGAIGGGNIGTSSSYNNSKTIAGYDPRLVDVWSIAIIYCCMYLKRFPWKAPNEEEITAFRLFCAKPDSPDDNNKGPNRLLKLLPRNSRKLIGEMLVIDVDKRILMDGVIRDKWFKHIEFCKIDEKTKLLISIPENHKHHLITEDELKELNKRKAEMKKREEQEQKQQN encoded by the coding sequence ATGGGCAATTCTACAAAACAACAAGAGCAGCATAAAATTCCCCTTGGAAAcaaaatttcctttttaaataaaaacatccCAGTTATTAACAACAGCAATAATAACCATCAAAGTTTTCACATGGCACATAACTTTCACAATCCATTAAACTATATACACAATCTCCATATCAGTGACAATAATGATAGAGAACATTCAATAGATATTTCTCCACGGTCGTTATCAAATGCCGCTACCAATAGTCTAATTACCATGAATGATCAGCAAGCCCCAAATAAACCAGCTGaaccaaaagaaaatgcAAAAACAGAGGGTGAGCCGATGGAAAatgatagtaataatatattatctaGTTTGCCTTCACCACAAGGAATGTCTGGCCGTAATCCATTAATAGAAAATGATGaattgaaatataaattcAATTATAAAGGATATCATATGCACCCAATTGAATATttacaaaagaaattagAACATGAATCTTTATTACTGAAGCAAAAATCACTATCATCTattaattcttcttctccttctttttcctcttcctccttttcccttttgcataacagcaacaacaccgatcataataatgaaagtaataatgataaccGTAGTTTATTAAACTCGACTTCATTGAGTTCAAACGACAGAATTAGTAGCCCTTTgtcaaacaataataataataataataacaacaacaacaacaacaacacaCTTTTTGGGCGCTTAACTCCTTCAAACAGTATTTCGAACGTTCTTAGTTCTAATACTACAAATAGCGAACAATCCCCCTTATCTGCGACAGTTTCACCAAATGGTGAAGAATATCTTAATCGTAATCATCACCAGCATCATCACCAGCATCATCACCATCACCAACACCAGCACCATCATCACAATGAGTTAAATAATGTAAATTATGGAAGTGGTGCAGGTAAATTGAAAAGGTTTTTCAAGAAAATACACGAAAATCATCAAAATATCATCAAAGGTTCACTATATAAAAGCAAATCAAGTCTATCATCAGCTTCTACAAATGATTCTTCAAGGAGTGATAGTACTAAAAATTACACGAAGGCAAAGACGACGCCCAAAAACGGAACATCTTCAGAATTAGTAGAAAAATATGGGATACCAGGCAGATTGTTGGGCGAAGGTGCCTCAGGATcagttaatattattgaatcCAAATCAAGGGTAGATGGGAAtggtaataaaattttgtatGCAATGAAGAAATTCAGGCCAAAGACCACGCAAACAGAGTCAACAGCATCATATTGTAGGAAAGTTACCAGTGAGTTTTGCATTGGATTTATATTGCATCAGCAGAATATCATTGAAACATTTGACATTTTCCAAGAAGGACCAGAAACTTTTTACGTGGTTATGGAATATTGTCCCTATGATTTTTTCACTTTAGTAATGAGTGGATTGATGACCAAGTACGAAATAGCATGCTATTTTAAGCAAATATGCAATggtgtttattatttacacTCAATAGGGTTGGCTCATAGagatttaaaattagaCAATTGCGTGGTTACTAATCAGGggattttaaaattaattgattttgGCAGTGCCGTTATTTTCCAATATCCATATGAAAACGAAATCGTTAAAGCCCATGGTGTCATGGGCAGTGATCCGTATTTGGCACCAGAAGTATTACCtcaaaggaaaaagggGGCTATTGGTGGTGGAAATATTGGCACTTCTTCCAGTTATAACAACAGTAAAACCATTGCTGGTTACGATCCAAGACTTGTTGATGTTTGGTCAATCGCCATAATATACTGTTGTATGTATTTGAAGAGATTTCCTTGGAAAGCACCCAACGAGGAGGAAATAACTGCCTTTAGATTATTTTGTGCGAAACCTGATTCTCCGGACGATAATAACAAGGGACCTAATAGGTTACTAAAATTGTTACCTAGAAATTCTAGAAAATTAATTGGTGAAATGCTAGTTATTGATGTTGATAAAAGGATCTTAATGGATGGAGTAATACGAGATAAATGGTTTAAACATATTgaattttgtaaaattgatgaaaaaaCCAAACTTTTAATTAGTATACCAGAAAACCATAAACATCATTTAATAACAGAGGATGAATTAAAGGaattgaataaaagaaaagctgaaatgaaaaaaagagaggaGCAGGAACAGAAGCAACAAAATTGA
- the PRS5 gene encoding ribose phosphate diphosphokinase subunit PRS5 (similar to Saccharomyces cerevisiae YOL061W | PRS5 | PhosphoRibosylpyrophosphate Synthetase) — protein MSDIVVFAGGSHPKLVEKICENLSIKPSQVKLGKFSNGETSIQIDETVREKDVYVIQSGCGHVNDNFIQLLILINACKTASANRVTAVMPYFCYSRQPDIPYTAKGAPLISKPVENYKFDNQPDAPIPASIITTHAPSSVATSSAEFNQTRPALIKYNSSRIPVVNENGNNSKYPTSSETHFNLSNAGYKLWVSQNGTLIADLLTTAGADHVITMDLHDPQFQGFFDIPVDNLYCKPLIQNYILHEIPNYLDCVIVSPDAGGAKRAAKIADALELSFAMIHKERRCQLTKGPPRASLSSNSADPVPSSTHVNNSNNKYVATTMLVGDVRDKVCVLVDDLVDTSYTITRAAKLLKDQGATKVIAIMTHGIFSGDALSRIKQSGIDKIVVTNTVPQELSLKFLGSDRMEVLDVSKVLGEAIRRIHNGESISMLFERGW, from the coding sequence ATGAGTGATATCGTCGTCTTTGCAGGTGGCTCACACCCGAAActtgttgaaaaaatatgtgAAAACCTTTCTATAAAGCCAAGCCAAGTTAAACTAGGGAAATTTTCAAATGGTGAAACGTCCATTCAAATAGATGAAACTGTTCGTGAGAAGGACGTATATGTTATCCAATCAGGCTGTGGTCATGTAAATGATAACTTCATTCAATTACTGATATTAATTAATGCTTGCAAAACTGCCAGTGCCAACAGAGTCACTGCTGTTATGccatatttttgttacaGTAGACAACCTGATATTCCATACACCGCTAAAGGTGCTCCATTAATCTCGAAACCGGTGGAAAATTATAAGTTTGATAACCAACCAGATGCTCCTATTCCCGCTTCTATTATTACCACACATGCACCAAGTTCTGTTGCTACCTCAAGTGCCGAGTTCAACCAAACTAGACCCGCCTTAATAAAGTATAATAGTTCCCGTATTCCAGTCgttaatgaaaatggaaataatagtaaataTCCAACCAGTTCAGAAACTCATTTCAATTTGTCTAATGCAGGGTATAAATTATGGGTTTCCCAAAATGGGACTTTGATCGCAGACTTGTTGACTACCGCCGGGGCTGATCATGTGATTACAATGGATTTGCATGATCCCCAATTTCAAggtttttttgatatacCAGTTGATAATTTGTATTGTAAACCATTGattcaaaattatattttacatGAAATACCAAATTATCTTGATTGTGTAATTGTCAGCCCTGATGCTGGTGGTGCTAAAAGAGCTGCCAAGATAGCAGATGCTTTGGAATTATCATTCGCCATGATCCATAAAGAGAGGAGATGTCAATTAACCAAGGGACCACCCCGCGCATCATTATCGAGCAATAGTGCTGATCCAGTTCCGTCTTCCACTCACGTAaataattctaataataaatatgttGCAACTACTATGTTGGTTGGCGATGTCAGAGATAAAGTATGTGTTTTGGTTGATGATTTGGTGGATACTTCATACACTATAACCAGAGCAGCCAAATTGTTAAAAGACCAAGGTGCTACCAAAGTTATCGCGATTATGACACACGGTATTTTTAGTGGAGACGCATTAAGTCGTATTAAACAGAGTGgaattgataaaattgttGTCACCAATACCGTTCCACAAGAACTAAGTTTGAAATTTTTAGGTTCAGATAGAATGGAAGTTTTGGATGTTAGTAAAGTTTTAGGTGAAGCTATTAGAAGAATTCATAATGGTGAAAGTATTAGTATGTTGTTTGAGCGTGGTTGgtaa
- the ATP19 gene encoding F1F0 ATP synthase subunit k (similar to Saccharomyces cerevisiae YOL077W-A | ATP19 | ATP synthase), producing MAGGYTILGKHIPSHQLALTTFGLVSLLVIPNPFKSTKLPEPSINASNKEEEAFVKSYIKSKNEAIQKK from the coding sequence atggctgGCGGTTATACAATTCTAGGTAAACATATTCCTTCTCATCAATTAGCTTTAACTACTTTTGGATTAGTTTCTCTATTGGTTATTCCAAACCCATTTAAATCAACTAAATTACCAGAACCATCCATTAATGCTTCcaataaagaagaagaagctTTTGTTAAGAGCTACATCAAGTCTAAAAACGAGGCTAtccaaaagaaataa
- the BRX1 gene encoding ribosome biogenesis protein BRX1 (similar to Saccharomyces cerevisiae YOL077C | BRX1 | Xenopus laevis Brix (Biogenesis of Ribosomes in Xenopus) homolog), with the protein MSAIYRTLTTGDSSKNAKSKENSKTKKDIGFANGKKSMNRQRTLLISSRGITQRQRHLMQDLHSLLPHSRKEPKLDSKKKLNNLNEIAELYNCNNILYFESRKHQDLYLWLSKPPNGPTVKFYLQNLHNLDELNFTGNCLKGSRPILSFDSKFDEMDHYKLVKELFIHNFGVPPGHRKSKPFIDHVMNFSIVDGKIWVRNYEISYATSNKDKYEEGVSAEDDISLVEIGPRFVMTIILILEGSFGGPKIYENKQYVSPNVLRAQLKKQLAEEARNRSESAIKRKLTKVENVLKTNPLSNEAVFKD; encoded by the coding sequence atgtCAGCTATTTATAGAACGCTAACAACCGGTGATAGCAGCAAGAATGCTAAATCCAAAGAAAACAGCAAGACCAAGAAAGATATTGGCTTTGCTAATGGCAAAAAAAGCATGAATAGGCAACGTACTTTATTGATTTCCTCCAGAGGTATTACACAAAGACAACGTCATTTAATGCAGGATTTACACAGTTTATTACCACATTCGAGAAAGGAGCCCAAATTGGATTccaagaaaaagttaaataatttgaatGAAATTGCAGAATTATACaattgtaataatattttatattttgaaagtAGAAAACATCAGGATTTATATTTGTGGTTAAGCAAACCACCAAATGGACCAActgttaaattttatttacaaaacTTACACAATTTGGATGAATTAAATTTCACAGGGAACTGTTTAAAAGGTAGCAGACCAATTCTAAGTTTTGATTCCAAATTTGATGAAATGGATCATTATAAATTAGTTAAAGAGTTATTCATCCATAATTTTGGAGTTCCACCGGGACACAGGAAAAGTAAACCATTTATTGATCATGTTATGAATTTTAGTATTGTTGATGGTAAGATCTGGGTTAGAAATTACGAAATCTCGTATGCAACAAGCAATAAGGATAAATATGAAGAGGGCGTTTCAGCAGAAGATGACATATCTTTAGTGGAAATCGGTCCACGTTTTGTTATGAccattattttgattttagaGGGAAGTTTTGGTGGTCCTAAGATTTATGAGAACAAACAGTATGTTTCGCCAAATGTTCTAAGAGCTCAACTAAAAAAACAGTTGGCTGAAGAGGCTAGAAATAGAAGCGAATCTGCcataaaaagaaagctAACTAAAGTAGAGAATGTCTTGAAAACCAATCCACTAAGTAACGAAGCTGTGTTTAAAGATTGA
- the PTC1 gene encoding type 2C protein phosphatase PTC1 (similar to Saccharomyces cerevisiae YDL006W | PTC1 | Phosphatase type Two C), with protein sequence MTDTDTANAGDQYELTYKVGVAENKNFKFRKTMEDVHTYVENFASRLDWGYFAIFDGHAGSQASKWCGSNLHSIIESEMIKGKDESGEESSKNTNTDNVRVILNRSFMKADKHICESLPGNSGCTAAVCVLRWEIPKSNDTKTDNTNASTLSNNTLYQHKRMLYTANVGDTRIVLFRNGKAIRLTYDHKASDYYEMKRVEQAGGLIMKSRVNGMLAVTRSLGDKFFDSLVIGQPFTTSVELTSKDQFLIIACDGLWDIISDQKACELIKNIKADNADLAANTLVKYALANGTTDNITVMCVYFSTYDADD encoded by the coding sequence atgacagATACAGATACTGCTAATGCAGGGGACCAATACGAGTTAACTTATAAGGTTGGTGTGGCAGAGAACAAAAATTTCAAGTTCAGGAAAACTATGGAAGATGTTCACACATATGTAGAAAATTTTGCAAGTAGATTAGATTGGGGATATTTTGCCATATTTGATGGTCATGCAGGCTCACAAGCATCTAAATGGTGTGGGTCAAATTTACATTCAATTATTGAATCGGAAATgataaaaggaaaagatgAAAGTGGGGAAGAATCTAGTAAGAATACTAATACTGACAATGTTCGTGTTATTTTGAATAGAAGTTTTATGAAGGCCGATAAACATATTTGCGAATCTTTGCCCGGAAATAGTGGGTGTACTGCTGCTGTATGTGTATTAAGGTGGGAGATACCGAAAAGCAATGATACCAAGACTGATAATACCAATGCTAGCACGTTGAGCAACAATACTTTGTACCAACATAAAAGAATGTTGTACACTGCCAATGTAGGTGATACAAGAATAGTATTGTTTAGAAATGGCAAAGCTATAAGACTAACCTACGACCACAAAGCTAGTGATTACTATGAAATGAAGAGAGTGGAACAGGCGGGTGgtttaataatgaaaagcAGAGTTAATGGAATGCTAGCAGTCACACGTTCTTTGGGCGATAAATTCTTTGATAGCTTAGTTATTGGTCAACCTTTTACTACGAGTGTTGAATTGACCAGTAAAGATCAGTTTTTAATCATAGCATGTGATGGATTATGggatattattagtgaCCAAAAAGCCTGTGagttaattaaaaatatcaaagcTGATAATGCTGACTTAGCCGCTAACACATTGGTAAAATATGCTTTAGCTAATGGAACTACTGATAATATCACTGTAATGTGCGTTTATTTCAGCACGTATGATGCAGATGattga
- the MED2 gene encoding Med2p (similar to Saccharomyces cerevisiae YDL005C | MED2 | MEDiator complex), with translation MIEDFNKLSQCFNDFLKNSTELLVQQQMKSIRLDPEITTAGTTASINSLTDKVQEFHSILDDLDITLENSIRFINDFNKHCLYKEQRLKEIQEEKERLEKLKKEEEEARAKELRLKEEEEEKKKMVMMKTEEEEKQRLQQESLNSNNNEINSLNISDYTSNNTGSNINNNNADGFINSDNPLCVGSLDTVTANNINNDILAGGSNSMEHSTVLNSLSADNNYAKSNNTDNSGGGNANINSNNDNSNSNNNNNNNNNANNNDNNNDNINNNNNNNNANNNDNNNNNNNNNNNNNNNDNNNNLITDNFNANDFDFSVFNGAIQNDFNLGSTSSIHSNENGIKNTSSAALESALLRTMPDNDNNNATSNHKVNTHDNVSNGKDNVNISSNNSNNTASNSNSNSYANIDNNNNNNNNNNNNNVDNTNNNNTFKDNLNNNNANGNNDNSGMGINYTTDNVNTDNNNDKNDNNNGELDGLGDDQYLTLNELNDLGIDWGNSNVDGFNESGSTFGM, from the coding sequence ATGATAGAAGACTTTAACAAATTATCTCAGTGTTTTAACGATTTTTTGAAGAACAGCACTGAACTGTTGGTACAGCAACAAATGAAGAGTATTCGGTTGGATCCAGAAATAACTACTGCTGGAACTACTGCAAGTATTAACAGTTTAACCGATAAGGTGCAAGAGTTTCACAGTATATTGGATGATCTAGATATCACGTTAGAAAATTCTATTAGATTTATAAACGATTTCAACAAACATTGTTTATATAAAGAACaaagattaaaagaaatacaggaagaaaaggaaaggTTGGAAAAGTTAAAGAaggaggaagaagaggCGAGAGCGAAGGAACTGCGATtaaaggaagaagaagaggagaagaaaaaaatggttaTGATGAAaactgaagaagaagaaaaacaaagacTACAACAAGAAAGTTtgaatagtaataataatgaaataaatTCTTTGAATATTTCTGACTATACTAGCAATAATACTGGttcaaatattaacaataataatgctgaTGGATTTATTAATTCAGATAATCCTTTATGTGTGGGTTCTTTAGACACAGTTACTgccaacaatattaataatgatatattAGCTGGTGGTTCTAATTCTATGGAGCATAGCACTGTATTGAACTCGTTAAGTGCCGATAATAATTATGctaaaagtaataatacagATAATAGTGGTGGTGGAAACGCTAATATCAATAgtaacaatgataatagtaatagtaataataataataataataataataatgctaataataatgataataataatgataatattaataacaataataataataataatgctaacaataatgataataataataataataataataataataataataataataataatgataataataacaatttaatAACTGATAATTTTAATGCAAATGATTTCGATTTTAGTGTTTTTAATGGTGCCATTCaaaatgattttaatttgGGTAGTACTAGTAGTATTCATAGTAATGAGAACGgtataaaaaatacatcTAGTGCTGCCTTGGAATCTGCCCTTTTAAGAACCATGCCAgacaatgataataacaacgcAACTAGTAATCATAAGGTTAATACACATGATAATGTCAGCAATGGTAAAGACAATGTTAATATAAGTAgtaacaatagtaataatactgctagtaacagtaatagtaatagctATGctaatattgataataacaacaacaacaacaataataataataataataatgttgataatactaacaacaacaatacctTCAAAGATAATcttaacaataacaatgctAATGGCAACAACGATAATAGTGGTATGGGAATTAATTATACTACAGACAATGTTAATACagataataacaacgaCAAgaatgacaataataatggtgagTTAGATGGTCTTGGAGATGATCAGTATTTGACATTGAATGAACTAAATGATTTAGGTATAGACTGGGGTAATAGTAATGTGGACGGTTTTAATGAAAGTGGTAGTACATTTGGTATGTGA
- the ATP16 gene encoding F1F0 ATP synthase subunit delta (similar to Saccharomyces cerevisiae YDL004W | ATP16 | ATP synthase), whose product MFSRNLLTKYTAKAIARTYATEAPATSNVLKLQFALPHDTLFARKEIYQANLPIKSGQIGVLANHVPIVEQLVPGVVEIFENANTSKKYFVSGGFASVQPDSTLTVTAAEAFPLEQFDPSAVRSLKDEAKKNISSSDEKVAAEANIQLEVLEVLEAALK is encoded by the coding sequence ATGTTTTCCAGGAATTTATTAACCAAATACACTGCCAAGGCTATTGCCAGGACTTATGCCACAGAAGCCCCAGCTACTTCCaatgttttgaaattaCAATTTGCTTTACCACACGACACTTTATTTGCTCGTAAGGAGATCTATCAAGCCAACTTACCTATCAAGTCTGGCCAAATCGGTGTTTTGGCCAACCACGTCCCAATTGTTGAACAATTGGTTCCAGGTGTCGTTGAAATTTTCGAAAATGCTAATACTTCTAAGAAATACTTTGTTTCTGGTGGGTTTGCTTCCGTTCAACCAGATTCCACTTTGACCGTTACTGCCGCTGAAGCTTTCCCTCTAGAACAATTCGATCCTAGTGCTGTTAGATCCTTAAAGGATgaagctaaaaaaaatatttcctCTTCTGATGAAAAAGTAGCTGCTGAAGCTAATATTCAATTAGAAGTCTTAGAAGTTTTAGAAGCTGCTTTGAAATAA